From the Rhodoferax mekongensis genome, one window contains:
- a CDS encoding histone deacetylase family protein, producing MKTFYNHLHAQHQGKVEMFRGALVPCFEVPARADHVLAELQRRQLGAVLEPQAFDEAALTAIHSPRYLNFLATAWDQWVALDAANADKDILPSVWPTRTFRTDIEPDNFAAKVGLYSYDAGTPFTSGTWVAARAGAHCALSAAQAVLAGDRAAFALSRPPGHHAGADFFGGYCFLNNAALAAQHLRNAGMHKVAVLDVDYHHGNGTQAIFYDRPDVYFASIHGDPRTEYPFYLGHADETGSGAGWGANLNLPLPRGTDYASWAQALETALAGIAKFGADALVVSLGMDTFEGDPISGFKLKTDDYLRIGERLAKAGLPTVFIFEGGYAVEEVGVNAVNVLQGFTNP from the coding sequence ATGAAAACCTTTTACAACCACCTCCACGCCCAACACCAGGGCAAAGTCGAAATGTTCCGCGGCGCGCTGGTGCCGTGTTTTGAGGTGCCGGCCCGTGCCGACCATGTGCTGGCCGAGCTGCAACGCCGCCAGCTGGGCGCGGTGCTGGAGCCGCAAGCCTTTGACGAGGCGGCGCTCACCGCCATCCACAGCCCGCGCTACCTGAACTTTTTGGCAACCGCCTGGGACCAGTGGGTGGCGTTGGACGCAGCCAATGCGGACAAGGACATCCTGCCCTCCGTCTGGCCCACGCGCACCTTCCGCACCGACATTGAACCTGACAACTTTGCCGCCAAGGTGGGGCTGTATTCGTACGACGCGGGCACGCCCTTCACCAGCGGTACTTGGGTGGCCGCTCGCGCCGGAGCGCACTGCGCATTGAGTGCCGCGCAAGCGGTGTTGGCCGGCGACCGTGCTGCCTTCGCCCTGAGCCGCCCGCCCGGCCACCACGCAGGGGCGGACTTTTTCGGCGGCTACTGCTTCCTGAACAACGCAGCTTTGGCGGCACAGCACCTGCGCAATGCTGGGATGCACAAAGTGGCGGTGCTGGATGTGGACTACCACCATGGCAACGGCACGCAGGCCATCTTTTACGACCGGCCCGATGTGTACTTCGCCAGCATTCACGGCGACCCGCGCACCGAGTACCCGTTCTATCTGGGCCATGCGGATGAAACTGGCTCCGGCGCTGGATGGGGGGCCAACCTCAACCTGCCACTGCCTCGCGGTACCGACTACGCCAGCTGGGCCCAGGCCCTGGAGACTGCCTTGGCGGGCATTGCCAAATTTGGCGCAGATGCATTGGTGGTGTCGCTGGGCATGGACACCTTTGAGGGCGACCCGATTTCCGGCTTCAAGCTCAAGACGGACGACTACCTGCGCATCGGCGAGCGCCTGGCGAAAGCCGGCTTGCCCACCGTGTTCATCTTTGAAGGCGGTTACGCCGTGGAAGAGGTGGGGGTGAATGCGGTGAATGTGTTGCAGGGCTTTACCAATCCGTAA
- a CDS encoding ATP-binding protein translates to MRQLDLFSALQSSTEGIDTEFKSARGGMPGSFWESYSAMANTQGGTIVLGVAEKASGLVWEGVPDAAQLRTVLWGQLNDRHKVSANLLRDDDVRTVEDEGRQFVVVHVPRASRLQRPVFVGPNPMTGTYRRADEGDYRCSDDEVRRMLADQSDTPADSQIVEHFGQADFDPETVKQYRNRFASRAPDHPWLLLDDAPLLTKLSALRRDRATGLEGATVAGLLMFGRFEALRDALPGFHVDYRERLSDDPAVRWTDRVLPDGTWENNLFQFYVRVMQRLSGDLRMPFQLDRELYRKDDSPVHEALREAVVNALVHADHRGQGGVVIERYPDRIELSNPGSLLVSRVQLLQGGVSECRNKSLQLMFQLMGGGDKAGSGMDKIRAGWRAQHWRSPRLEEVLQPDRVKLVLPMVSLIPDEVDQALRVRFGDRFAKLDKTAVQAVVTAQVEGSVTNSRMQEITGEHSKDITGVLQSLVRDGLLTQQNQRRWASYRVAEDFPQSDGGSPHLGVDSPQSSPQLAGDSPHLAANSPHWPLELLLLAEPARIKGKLPAAEMQALVLRLCDGRWLTSKDLAALLNRDAENLQGRILGGMVKKGQLELRFPDVPNRPDQAYRKLAVG, encoded by the coding sequence ATGCGCCAGCTCGACCTCTTCTCCGCCTTGCAGTCCAGCACCGAGGGCATCGACACCGAATTCAAGTCGGCGCGCGGTGGCATGCCGGGCAGTTTTTGGGAGTCCTACTCCGCCATGGCCAACACGCAGGGCGGCACCATTGTGCTGGGCGTGGCCGAGAAGGCTTCTGGCCTGGTGTGGGAGGGCGTGCCCGATGCCGCGCAGCTGCGCACGGTGTTGTGGGGGCAGTTGAACGACCGACATAAGGTCAGCGCAAATTTGCTGCGCGATGACGATGTGCGCACGGTGGAAGACGAGGGCCGTCAGTTTGTGGTGGTGCATGTGCCACGCGCATCCCGGTTGCAGCGCCCGGTGTTTGTGGGGCCTAACCCGATGACGGGCACCTACCGGCGAGCAGATGAAGGCGACTACCGCTGCTCGGACGATGAGGTGCGCCGCATGTTGGCCGACCAGTCCGACACGCCTGCGGACTCGCAAATCGTGGAGCATTTTGGACAGGCAGACTTTGACCCCGAGACGGTGAAGCAGTACCGCAACCGCTTTGCGTCCCGCGCGCCAGACCATCCGTGGCTGCTGCTCGACGATGCGCCGTTGCTCACCAAGTTGAGCGCCCTGCGTCGCGACCGTGCCACGGGTTTGGAAGGTGCCACCGTGGCAGGCCTGTTGATGTTTGGTCGGTTTGAGGCCTTGCGCGATGCGTTGCCCGGTTTTCATGTGGACTATCGCGAGCGTCTGTCTGACGACCCCGCTGTGCGCTGGACCGACCGTGTGTTGCCCGATGGCACCTGGGAGAACAACCTTTTCCAGTTTTATGTGAGGGTGATGCAGCGCCTGTCGGGCGACTTGAGGATGCCATTTCAGCTGGATCGAGAGCTGTACCGCAAGGACGACTCGCCGGTGCACGAGGCGCTACGCGAGGCGGTGGTGAACGCATTGGTGCACGCCGACCATCGCGGGCAAGGCGGCGTGGTGATAGAGCGCTACCCGGACCGCATTGAGTTGTCCAATCCCGGTTCGCTGCTGGTGTCGCGGGTGCAGTTGTTGCAAGGTGGCGTAAGCGAGTGTCGTAACAAGAGTTTGCAGCTCATGTTCCAGCTTATGGGCGGCGGCGACAAGGCCGGCTCCGGCATGGATAAGATTCGGGCCGGTTGGCGTGCACAGCATTGGCGCTCGCCCCGGTTGGAAGAGGTTTTGCAGCCCGACCGGGTGAAGCTGGTGTTGCCCATGGTTAGCCTGATTCCCGACGAGGTGGACCAGGCGCTACGCGTGCGCTTTGGCGACCGGTTTGCCAAGCTGGACAAGACGGCGGTGCAGGCCGTGGTGACTGCACAGGTCGAAGGCAGCGTGACCAACAGCCGCATGCAGGAAATCACCGGGGAACACTCCAAAGACATCACCGGCGTGCTGCAAAGCCTGGTGCGCGATGGCCTGCTGACGCAGCAAAATCAACGGCGCTGGGCCAGCTACCGCGTGGCGGAGGATTTCCCCCAATCAGACGGGGGCTCCCCTCATTTGGGGGTGGACTCCCCCCAAAGCTCCCCTCAATTGGCCGGGGACTCCCCTCATTTGGCGGCGAACTCCCCTCATTGGCCTCTGGAACTCCTGTTATTGGCGGAGCCCGCACGCATCAAAGGAAAGCTGCCTGCGGCTGAAATGCAAGCATTGGTTTTGCGCCTGTGCGATGGCCGTTGGCTGACTTCCAAGGATTTGGCTGCTTTGTTAAACCGTGACGCGGAAAACCTGCAGGGTCGCATTCTTGGCGGGATGGTGAAGAAGGGACAGCTTGAGCTGAGATTCCCTGATGTGCCAAATCGGCCAGATCAGGCGTATCGCAAGTTGGCAGTCGGATGA
- a CDS encoding sensor histidine kinase: MSMWADWWRVCRGWPAFKACIQAQRQAKHALVHSLRVRLIAMFVLLALAMATTFMFGMQAALSIGWRDAAKPLVADYIDKLAVEIGDPPDIERARAITQRLPLSVRISGPQINWRSNPEQPDNQHDWMDDKPADPESPRFYVRTTADGHRIQFGVSVQAWHDRPRFIGWVTLFSLLVLTTLAYVRVRRMLRPLDDIRAGALRFGAGDFAQAIPVRRSHHPDELGELAATINTMGADIHQMLEAKRTLLLAISHELRSPLTRARLNTELLPETADVQPGRDALLRDLALMRDLVTDLLESERLASPHAALHREAVDVRALVEDVVCELQTAHSAEADAGPAIDMHVPLALPCLQLDPTRIRLLVRNLLDNALRHSAGASAAPQITVHWTDGQLSITVRDFGTGVEENQLPNLGQPFFRPDAARTREGGGVGLGLYLCRLVAQAHGGSFAVRNAQPGLAIEIALPAATV, translated from the coding sequence ATGAGCATGTGGGCTGATTGGTGGCGCGTCTGCCGGGGCTGGCCGGCGTTCAAGGCCTGCATCCAGGCCCAGCGCCAGGCCAAACACGCCTTGGTGCACTCGCTGCGCGTGCGGCTGATTGCCATGTTTGTGCTGCTGGCCCTGGCCATGGCAACCACTTTCATGTTCGGCATGCAGGCGGCGCTCAGCATCGGTTGGCGCGATGCGGCCAAGCCGCTGGTGGCCGACTACATCGACAAACTGGCCGTTGAGATTGGCGACCCGCCCGACATTGAGCGCGCTCGCGCCATCACCCAGCGCCTGCCCTTGAGCGTGCGCATCAGCGGCCCGCAGATCAACTGGCGCAGCAACCCGGAGCAACCCGACAACCAGCACGACTGGATGGACGACAAACCGGCTGACCCCGAGAGCCCCCGCTTCTATGTGCGCACCACGGCAGATGGCCACCGCATTCAGTTCGGGGTGAGTGTGCAGGCCTGGCATGACCGCCCGCGCTTCATTGGCTGGGTCACGCTGTTCAGCCTGTTGGTGCTCACCACGCTGGCCTATGTGCGGGTACGCCGCATGCTGCGCCCGTTGGACGACATTCGCGCAGGCGCCCTGCGCTTTGGCGCGGGCGACTTTGCACAGGCTATTCCCGTGCGCCGCTCCCACCACCCGGACGAGCTGGGTGAGCTGGCCGCCACCATCAACACCATGGGCGCCGACATCCACCAGATGTTGGAAGCCAAGCGCACCTTGTTGCTGGCCATCAGCCACGAGCTGCGCAGCCCGCTCACCCGCGCCCGGCTGAATACCGAGCTGCTGCCTGAAACGGCCGACGTGCAGCCCGGCCGCGATGCCCTTTTGCGCGATCTGGCCCTCATGCGCGACCTCGTCACCGACTTGCTGGAAAGCGAGCGCCTGGCCAGCCCGCATGCCGCGCTCCACCGCGAGGCGGTAGACGTGCGCGCATTGGTGGAAGACGTGGTCTGCGAGCTGCAAACCGCCCACTCCGCGGAAGCTGATGCCGGCCCTGCCATCGACATGCATGTGCCCCTCGCCTTGCCCTGTCTGCAGCTGGACCCGACCCGCATCCGACTGCTGGTGCGCAACCTGCTGGACAACGCCTTGCGTCACAGCGCGGGTGCATCCGCGGCACCACAAATCACCGTGCATTGGACGGACGGGCAGTTGTCGATCACGGTGCGCGATTTCGGCACTGGTGTGGAGGAAAACCAGCTCCCCAACCTCGGTCAGCCCTTCTTCCGGCCTGATGCCGCCCGTACCCGCGAAGGCGGCGGCGTGGGGCTGGGCCTGTACCTGTGCCGCCTGGTGGCGCAGGCGCATGGCGGCAGCTTCGCGGTGCGCAATGCCCAGCCGGGCTTGGCGATTGAAATCGCCTTGCCAGCCGCTACAGTGTGA
- a CDS encoding HAD-IIB family hydrolase, with the protein MKPLAQWPVDSRRAIRGVFTDIDDTLTHDGHIAPEALQALGDLKVAGLTVIPITGRPIGWCEPFMAGTNGPSWPVDAMVAENGAVAFVPGAANAVTSQIGLQRPSDMREVLSKRYQQSAEVRTANRQRMDAIAAQVCAEVPGMELSRDSAGRETDLAFDYAEFAHHSPETVQRVLALLQSHGMQTTVSSIHIHGCFGDFNKWTGACWIVRELLGRDLSTELDQWVFVGDSGNDQAMFEHFRHSAGVANIARFVPQLSHLPTYLTPSARGAGFAEVARAILEARSFA; encoded by the coding sequence GTGAAACCCCTGGCGCAATGGCCGGTGGACAGCCGCCGTGCCATCCGCGGGGTGTTCACCGATATCGACGACACCCTCACCCACGACGGCCACATCGCCCCAGAGGCGCTGCAAGCGCTGGGCGATTTGAAGGTTGCGGGGCTCACGGTGATTCCCATCACCGGGCGGCCCATCGGCTGGTGCGAGCCCTTCATGGCGGGCACCAATGGCCCGTCCTGGCCGGTGGATGCCATGGTGGCCGAGAACGGGGCTGTTGCGTTTGTGCCCGGCGCTGCCAACGCGGTTACAAGCCAAATCGGCCTCCAGCGCCCTTCGGATATGCGCGAGGTGCTATCAAAAAGATATCAACAAAGTGCCGAGGTGCGTACCGCCAATCGACAGCGCATGGACGCCATTGCCGCCCAGGTCTGTGCCGAAGTGCCGGGCATGGAGCTCAGCCGCGACAGCGCGGGACGCGAGACCGACCTCGCGTTCGACTACGCCGAATTTGCCCATCACTCGCCCGAAACGGTGCAACGCGTGCTGGCCCTGCTGCAAAGCCACGGCATGCAAACCACGGTGAGCAGCATCCACATCCACGGCTGCTTCGGGGACTTCAACAAATGGACCGGCGCCTGCTGGATCGTCCGCGAGCTGCTGGGCCGCGACCTCAGCACCGAGCTGGACCAGTGGGTGTTTGTGGGCGACTCGGGCAACGACCAGGCCATGTTTGAGCACTTCAGGCACAGCGCGGGCGTGGCCAACATTGCGCGCTTTGTGCCACAGCTCAGCCACCTGCCGACCTACCTCACGCCTTCTGCGCGAGGCGCAGGTTTTGCCGAGGTCGCCCGCGCCATTCTGGAAGCACGTTCTTTTGCATAA
- a CDS encoding peptide chain release factor 3, producing the protein MTYAPETRRRRTFAIISHPDAGKTTLTEKLLLFSGAIQIAGSVKARKASRHATSDWMEIEKQRGISVASSVMQMSYRDHVVNLLDTPGHKDFSEDTYRVLTAVDSALMVIDAANGVESQTRRLIEVCRQRDTPIITFVNKMDREVRDPLDIMDEVERELGMPCCPITWPVGQGKSFGGIINLLTKSMTVFQPGSEKRPQDFETIALSDADNLRARFGQAFDDALESMELAVGASSDWDHDAFLAGKLTPVFFGSGVNNFGVMEVLDAVVDMSPPPGPRVAYTEVNRNREARTIQPDDESFSGVVFKVQANMDANHRDRIAFVRVASGKYTPGMKMKVQRTAKELRPTSVVTFMSQRREAVDEAYAGDIIGFTTHGGVQLGDTITDGPNLQFTGLPFFAPEMFMTVVLKNPLRTKQLQQGLMQLGEEGAIQVFKPDAGGNMLLGAVGQLQFEVVQHRLKAEYDCDVRLESCQYTGARWITADNAADLRDFETAYPLRMAHDAADTLAYLCTSPYDVRLAQERFPKIHFHPLREHAGLALQTAG; encoded by the coding sequence GTGACCTACGCACCCGAGACCCGCCGCCGCCGCACTTTTGCGATCATTTCCCACCCGGACGCCGGCAAGACCACGCTCACCGAAAAGCTCTTGCTGTTCTCGGGCGCGATCCAGATCGCCGGTTCGGTGAAGGCCCGCAAAGCCAGCCGCCACGCCACCTCCGACTGGATGGAAATCGAAAAGCAGCGCGGCATCTCTGTGGCCTCGTCGGTCATGCAGATGTCGTACCGCGACCACGTGGTCAACCTGCTCGACACCCCCGGACACAAGGACTTCTCGGAAGACACCTACCGCGTGCTGACCGCCGTGGACTCGGCCCTGATGGTGATTGACGCCGCCAACGGTGTGGAAAGCCAAACCCGCCGCCTGATCGAGGTCTGCCGCCAGCGCGACACACCCATCATCACCTTCGTGAACAAGATGGACCGCGAAGTGCGCGACCCCTTGGACATCATGGACGAAGTAGAGCGTGAACTGGGCATGCCCTGCTGCCCCATCACCTGGCCGGTGGGCCAGGGCAAGAGCTTTGGCGGCATCATCAATTTGCTGACCAAGAGCATGACCGTGTTCCAGCCCGGCAGCGAAAAGCGCCCGCAAGACTTCGAGACCATTGCGCTGTCGGATGCCGACAACCTTCGCGCACGCTTTGGCCAAGCCTTTGACGATGCACTGGAGAGCATGGAACTCGCGGTGGGTGCATCTTCCGATTGGGACCACGACGCCTTCCTGGCCGGCAAACTCACGCCGGTGTTCTTCGGTTCGGGGGTGAACAATTTCGGTGTGATGGAAGTTTTGGACGCGGTGGTGGACATGTCTCCGCCACCGGGCCCGCGCGTGGCCTACACCGAAGTCAACCGCAACCGCGAAGCCCGAACCATACAGCCCGACGACGAGAGCTTCTCCGGCGTGGTGTTCAAGGTGCAAGCCAACATGGACGCCAACCACCGCGACCGCATTGCGTTTGTGCGCGTGGCGTCCGGCAAGTACACCCCCGGCATGAAGATGAAAGTGCAGCGCACCGCCAAAGAATTGCGTCCTACCAGCGTGGTGACCTTCATGAGCCAGCGCCGCGAAGCGGTGGACGAAGCCTACGCGGGCGACATCATCGGATTTACCACCCACGGCGGCGTACAGCTGGGCGACACCATCACTGATGGACCCAACCTGCAGTTCACCGGCCTGCCTTTCTTTGCGCCCGAAATGTTCATGACCGTGGTGCTCAAAAACCCGCTGCGCACCAAGCAGTTGCAACAAGGCCTGATGCAGCTGGGGGAGGAAGGCGCCATCCAGGTTTTCAAACCCGATGCCGGCGGCAACATGCTGCTGGGCGCCGTGGGGCAATTGCAGTTTGAAGTGGTGCAACACCGCCTGAAGGCAGAGTACGACTGCGATGTGCGACTGGAAAGCTGCCAATACACCGGCGCCCGTTGGATCACGGCTGACAACGCCGCCGATCTGCGCGACTTCGAAACCGCCTACCCACTGCGTATGGCGCACGACGCGGCCGATACCCTGGCCTACCTCTGCACCAGCCCCTATGACGTGCGCCTGGCGCAAGAGCGCTTCCCCAAAATCCACTTCCACCCGCTGCGCGAGCATGCGGGCTTGGCACTGCAAACCGCAGGCTAA
- a CDS encoding PPC domain-containing DNA-binding protein, which produces MKTLPIRLTPGQDLRATLEAAVLAQNCRAAFVLSGIGSLSTAGIRLAGAAQPTRLTESMEILTLSGTVAASGDKTGSHMHMAISTTTGQVLGGHVAPGCIVLTTAEVLLGLLPDWQFTREPDSLTGYDELVIRPRN; this is translated from the coding sequence ATGAAAACTCTCCCCATCCGCCTCACCCCCGGCCAAGACCTGCGCGCCACGCTGGAAGCCGCGGTTCTCGCCCAAAACTGCCGCGCAGCGTTTGTGTTGTCCGGCATCGGCAGCCTGTCCACGGCGGGCATCCGGCTAGCGGGCGCGGCGCAGCCCACGCGGCTGACCGAAAGCATGGAGATACTCACCCTCTCGGGCACCGTGGCTGCCAGTGGTGACAAGACCGGTTCGCACATGCACATGGCTATTTCCACCACCACGGGGCAGGTGCTGGGCGGGCATGTGGCGCCTGGCTGCATCGTGCTCACCACCGCCGAGGTGCTGCTGGGCCTGCTGCCCGACTGGCAGTTCACCCGCGAGCCGGACTCGCTCACCGGATACGATGAACTGGTGATCCGTCCCCGGAACTGA
- the murA gene encoding UDP-N-acetylglucosamine 1-carboxyvinyltransferase, with translation MSTFEIEGGVPLRGTIRASGNKNAILPMIAACILTDQEVILDNVPDIIDVRHMLDVIVEIGGKVERSGERVSIHVASVRTSEIGQALCNKVRTSILCVAGLLHRTGSARLYPPGGDVIGRRRLDTHFYGLMKLGAKVSINGVYDFTMSGPLTGAELFFDEPSVTGTEHILMAAAVSRGHTLIRNAACEPHVQDLAHLLNAMGAKISGIGTNQLSVEGVDSLHGATYTVCHDHIEAASYLALAAATGGEITVEGTDKHAYGMCHRVFETLGVKIDLHDKHIFLSGNQRMQVTRDFDGAMPVIGDGPWPQFATDQMSCMITLATQVEGNVLFFEKMFESRLYFVDKLIGMGAAAVVCDPHRVVISGKSRLRGTTLPSPDIRAGMALLGAALCASGKSTVQNANMIQRGYEKLDEKLLALGARITHKPN, from the coding sequence ATGTCGACATTTGAAATTGAAGGCGGCGTGCCCCTGCGAGGCACCATTCGCGCTTCCGGCAACAAAAACGCCATCCTGCCCATGATTGCGGCCTGCATCCTGACGGACCAGGAAGTCATCCTCGACAACGTGCCCGACATCATCGACGTGCGCCATATGCTGGACGTGATCGTCGAAATCGGCGGCAAGGTCGAACGCAGCGGCGAGCGCGTCAGCATCCATGTGGCCAGCGTGCGCACCAGCGAAATCGGCCAGGCCCTGTGCAACAAGGTGCGTACGTCCATCCTGTGTGTGGCAGGCCTCTTGCATCGCACCGGCTCCGCGCGTCTGTATCCGCCGGGAGGCGACGTTATCGGCCGCCGCCGCTTGGACACGCACTTTTACGGCCTCATGAAGCTGGGCGCCAAGGTCAGCATCAATGGCGTGTACGACTTCACCATGTCCGGCCCACTCACCGGCGCCGAGCTGTTTTTTGACGAGCCCTCGGTCACCGGCACCGAGCACATCCTCATGGCTGCTGCCGTGAGCCGGGGCCACACCCTGATCCGCAACGCCGCCTGCGAGCCGCATGTGCAAGACCTGGCCCACCTGCTCAATGCCATGGGCGCCAAGATCAGCGGCATAGGCACCAACCAGCTCAGCGTGGAGGGCGTGGATTCGCTGCACGGCGCCACCTACACCGTGTGCCACGACCACATCGAGGCGGCGTCTTACCTGGCGCTGGCCGCTGCCACCGGTGGCGAAATCACGGTGGAGGGCACCGACAAACACGCCTACGGCATGTGCCACCGCGTGTTCGAGACCCTGGGCGTGAAGATTGATTTGCATGACAAACACATCTTCCTGTCCGGCAACCAGCGCATGCAGGTCACCCGCGACTTTGATGGCGCCATGCCGGTGATTGGCGACGGCCCCTGGCCCCAGTTCGCCACCGACCAGATGAGCTGCATGATCACGCTCGCCACGCAGGTCGAAGGCAATGTGCTGTTCTTCGAGAAGATGTTTGAGTCGCGCCTGTACTTTGTGGACAAGCTCATCGGCATGGGCGCCGCCGCCGTGGTGTGCGACCCGCACCGCGTGGTCATCAGCGGCAAGAGCCGCCTGCGCGGCACCACCTTGCCAAGCCCCGACATCCGAGCCGGCATGGCCCTGTTGGGCGCCGCCTTGTGCGCCAGCGGCAAGTCCACGGTGCAGAACGCCAACATGATCCAGCGTGGCTACGAAAAGCTGGACGAAAAGCTGCTCGCCCTGGGCGCACGCATCACCCACAAGCCCAACTGA
- a CDS encoding alpha/beta fold hydrolase — protein MTTKNLVLLPGLMCDAAVWAPQVQALSATHHCMVMDWGLTDSLTAMAQQVLADAPATFALAGHSMGGRVALEVMRLAPERVERVALLDTGVHPLAEGEAGAKEKAGRMALLSHAQRAGMRAMGAMWARPMVHPAVVGGPVFEQVLAMLERSSPAQFAAQINALLTRPDASPVLAGITCATLVLTGRQDAWSPPEQHQAMVDAMHAVRAELVVLEDCGHMATLEQPDAVNTAFARWLAA, from the coding sequence TTGACTACCAAAAACCTCGTATTGCTCCCCGGCCTGATGTGCGACGCCGCCGTCTGGGCGCCGCAGGTGCAGGCCTTGTCCGCCACCCACCACTGCATGGTGATGGACTGGGGCCTGACCGACTCGCTCACCGCCATGGCGCAGCAGGTGTTGGCCGACGCCCCCGCTACGTTTGCCCTGGCCGGCCACAGCATGGGCGGGCGCGTGGCCCTGGAGGTGATGCGTCTGGCCCCCGAGCGGGTGGAGCGCGTAGCCTTGCTGGACACCGGCGTGCACCCCTTGGCCGAAGGCGAAGCCGGCGCCAAAGAAAAAGCCGGCCGCATGGCCTTGCTGTCGCACGCGCAGCGCGCCGGCATGCGGGCCATGGGCGCCATGTGGGCGCGCCCCATGGTGCACCCCGCCGTGGTGGGCGGCCCGGTGTTCGAGCAAGTGCTGGCCATGCTGGAGCGCAGCAGCCCCGCCCAGTTTGCAGCGCAAATCAACGCGCTTCTCACCCGGCCTGACGCCTCTCCGGTGCTGGCCGGCATCACCTGCGCTACGCTGGTGCTCACCGGCCGGCAAGACGCCTGGAGCCCGCCCGAGCAGCACCAGGCCATGGTGGACGCCATGCACGCAGTGCGCGCCGAGCTGGTGGTGCTGGAGGACTGCGGCCACATGGCCACCCTGGAGCAGCCCGACGCCGTCAACACCGCCTTCGCCCGCTGGCTGGCCGCCTGA
- a CDS encoding MFS transporter — MHNDPTTGATAHPSSRTGLLAVFGSTLFQLSGVFMLSPLMLVLLTEREVSTTIAGLFAATTWLGIFIVTPFASALTRRWGRRRAMWFASGVPLAAAVGFLSTDSIPVWFVLELLAGIAGGMRWVLAEALIAEFSPPERLGRTMGMYATMVGATFIIGPSLLAWAGSTGHVALGLVIALLTLGLVWTMFIPPISTPAEAGNTSVGPRGLWQAVQQHPILMLAGFIGGFFELGLASILPLYGLSMGLGASAAALLISVSGLGSTLAAIPVGMAADRFADPVRGRRSLMVAVAAVALVCAAALPLVEHAIWVAWPVVFLLGAAGSSLYTLCMTDIGAREKGIALVNCTAVLVLNYTLGGLVASGISGALIDWSATVAFPAVLILVAAVGLAALLRARRNPA, encoded by the coding sequence TTGCATAACGACCCCACCACCGGCGCCACTGCGCACCCCAGCTCCCGCACGGGCTTGCTGGCCGTGTTCGGCTCCACGCTGTTTCAGCTCTCGGGCGTCTTTATGTTGTCGCCGCTGATGCTGGTGCTGCTCACAGAGCGGGAGGTGTCCACCACCATCGCCGGCCTGTTTGCGGCGACGACCTGGCTGGGCATATTCATCGTGACGCCCTTTGCGTCAGCGCTCACACGGCGATGGGGCCGTCGGCGCGCCATGTGGTTTGCCTCCGGCGTGCCGCTGGCAGCGGCAGTGGGCTTCTTGAGTACCGACTCCATACCGGTGTGGTTTGTGTTGGAGCTTCTGGCGGGCATTGCAGGCGGCATGCGCTGGGTGCTGGCCGAGGCCTTGATTGCCGAGTTCTCGCCGCCCGAGCGCCTGGGGCGCACCATGGGCATGTACGCCACCATGGTGGGCGCGACCTTCATCATCGGCCCCAGCCTCTTGGCCTGGGCCGGCAGCACAGGGCATGTGGCGCTGGGTCTGGTGATCGCACTGCTGACCCTGGGCCTGGTATGGACGATGTTCATACCGCCCATCTCCACCCCAGCAGAGGCCGGCAACACCAGCGTCGGACCGCGCGGCCTGTGGCAGGCGGTGCAGCAGCACCCCATCCTGATGCTGGCCGGGTTTATCGGCGGCTTCTTTGAGCTGGGCTTGGCCTCCATCCTGCCGCTCTACGGCCTGAGCATGGGTCTGGGCGCCAGTGCAGCCGCGTTGTTGATTTCTGTGAGCGGTCTGGGCAGCACGCTGGCAGCCATTCCAGTGGGCATGGCTGCAGACCGGTTTGCCGACCCGGTGCGTGGCCGCCGCAGCCTGATGGTGGCCGTGGCCGCCGTCGCCTTAGTGTGTGCTGCAGCCCTGCCTTTGGTGGAGCACGCCATCTGGGTCGCGTGGCCGGTGGTGTTTTTGCTCGGCGCCGCCGGCAGCAGCCTCTACACCCTGTGCATGACCGACATAGGCGCACGCGAAAAAGGCATTGCCTTGGTCAACTGCACCGCGGTGCTGGTGTTGAACTACACCTTGGGCGGGCTGGTGGCCTCCGGCATCAGCGGCGCGCTGATTGACTGGTCGGCCACGGTGGCTTTTCCGGCGGTATTGATTCTGGTGGCGGCCGTGGGTCTGGCCGCCCTGCTGCGCGCCCGCCGCAACCCGGCCTGA